Proteins from one Calditrichota bacterium genomic window:
- the clpX gene encoding ATP-dependent Clp protease ATP-binding subunit ClpX has protein sequence MSRKNVKLPVYKCSFCGRSAEEVESLISGPEVHICNDCVFSAMDIIEKHRKDAKSPFEFALIPPVEIKEELDKYVIGQERAKRVLSVAVYNHYKRTNQKKSDDEVEIEKSNILMIGPTGTGKTLLAQTLARILNVPFTIADATVLTEAGYVGEDVENILVRLYQASNYNLEQTQRGIIYLDEIDKITRKSGNPSITRDVSGEGVQQAILKILEGTVSSIPPKGGRKHPEQNLINIDTSNILFICGGAFEGLEDVIRRRVGEKNIGFEQDVVSGHKFTKSELYGQVQTEDLIQYGLIPEMVGRLPVLSALGELDEEAMYKVLTEPKNALIKQYKKLVGLENVELDFEEGALQEIVQLAIKTKTGARSLRSILEEHMLDIMYNIPTIPNLKSVTITKDVIVRKAEPLYQFGNAEQSA, from the coding sequence ATGAGTCGTAAAAACGTAAAATTGCCAGTTTACAAATGTTCCTTTTGTGGACGTTCAGCAGAAGAAGTTGAAAGTTTAATTTCTGGTCCTGAGGTGCATATTTGCAATGATTGTGTCTTTAGTGCGATGGACATAATTGAAAAACACCGCAAAGATGCAAAATCTCCTTTTGAGTTTGCACTAATTCCTCCGGTAGAAATAAAAGAAGAACTGGATAAATATGTAATTGGCCAGGAAAGGGCAAAACGCGTTTTATCAGTGGCAGTTTACAACCATTATAAACGCACTAATCAGAAAAAATCGGACGATGAAGTTGAAATTGAAAAAAGCAATATTTTAATGATTGGACCAACGGGAACCGGGAAGACTCTTCTTGCCCAAACACTTGCCCGAATTTTAAATGTTCCTTTTACAATTGCTGATGCAACAGTTTTGACAGAAGCCGGTTATGTTGGCGAAGATGTTGAAAATATTTTAGTTCGTTTATACCAGGCATCTAATTATAACCTGGAGCAAACCCAGCGTGGAATAATTTATCTCGATGAAATTGACAAAATTACCCGCAAAAGTGGCAATCCTTCTATTACGCGCGATGTTTCAGGTGAAGGTGTGCAACAGGCCATTTTAAAAATTCTTGAAGGAACGGTTTCCAGTATTCCTCCAAAAGGCGGAAGAAAGCATCCCGAACAAAATCTGATTAATATAGACACATCAAATATTTTGTTTATTTGCGGCGGAGCATTTGAAGGTTTAGAAGATGTAATCCGGCGCAGGGTTGGCGAGAAAAATATTGGCTTTGAGCAGGATGTGGTCTCCGGTCATAAATTCACAAAAAGTGAATTATACGGCCAGGTACAAACTGAGGATTTGATCCAGTACGGATTAATCCCTGAAATGGTTGGACGATTACCCGTACTAAGTGCATTGGGTGAGCTGGACGAAGAGGCAATGTACAAAGTTTTAACAGAACCCAAAAATGCATTGATCAAACAATATAAAAAACTTGTTGGGCTAGAGAATGTAGAGCTTGACTTTGAAGAAGGTGCATTGCAGGAAATAGTTCAGCTGGCTATAAAAACAAAAACAGGAGCACGTTCTTTAAGATCCATTCTTGAAGAACACATGCTTGATATAATGTATAACATTCCGACTATTCCAAATCTTAAATCTGTTACGATAACAAAAGATGTTATAGTAAGAAAAGCAGAACCGCTTTACCAGTTTGGAAACGCTGAACAAAGCGCATAA
- the clpP gene encoding ATP-dependent Clp endopeptidase proteolytic subunit ClpP: protein MSLVPMVVEQTGRGERAYDIYSRLLKERIIFLGTPIDDNIASLVIAQLLFLEAEDPEKDIYIYINSPGGVVSSGLGIFDTMNYIKPDVVTTCMGQAASMGAVLLAAGTKGKRFALPNARVMIHQPLGGAEGQASDIEIAANEILRIRTILNDILANATGKSLKQIGEDTDRNYFMSATEALEYGIVDKVLEHREKPGSGKDK, encoded by the coding sequence ATGTCTTTAGTACCAATGGTTGTAGAGCAAACAGGTCGCGGTGAACGCGCATATGATATTTATTCACGTCTCTTGAAAGAGCGTATTATCTTTTTAGGAACGCCTATTGATGATAATATTGCAAGTCTTGTAATTGCCCAGTTATTGTTTCTTGAAGCAGAAGACCCTGAAAAAGATATATATATTTACATCAATTCACCTGGTGGTGTGGTTTCTTCCGGGCTTGGTATCTTTGATACTATGAATTATATTAAGCCGGACGTTGTTACAACCTGCATGGGGCAGGCAGCAAGTATGGGTGCGGTATTGTTGGCAGCGGGTACAAAAGGAAAAAGATTTGCACTTCCAAATGCACGTGTTATGATCCACCAGCCATTAGGTGGAGCTGAAGGCCAGGCTTCAGATATTGAAATAGCAGCCAACGAAATTTTAAGAATCAGAACAATATTAAACGATATTCTAGCAAACGCTACTGGAAAGTCTCTGAAGCAAATTGGTGAAGACACGGACCGTAATTATTTTATGTCAGCTACTGAAGCGTTGGAATATGGAATTGTGGACAAAGTTTTAGAACATCGTGAAAAACCAGGATCCGGGAAAGACAAATAA
- the tig gene encoding trigger factor gives MVTTEIKKISNCRKELNIVMAKADIEPIREKEILKVRKSVQFPGFRKGKAPLAMIKKSYGQHIEAYTMESAVQDALEKAVTENEIHIVGMPDAKKVDFNDDGDLTMTIEVDTYPDVELKNYKGFEFIKDKYVIEDSFVEENINRLRKQHATKTEAKGKVKDGQIVVIDMQELDQSGAPLKGKKYNDITISIGEGRFDPELEKQIIGLEKDKPTKISKEYPKDYAQKEMAGKKENYEITVKKIETETLPEVNDEFVKKVNPNAKNVEDFREQVSKSIQHDYEKEAENRFSQELSQKLIEENSFDVPDVLVENYLDNVIKDVKQRDPKADENSLREYYRTDSLANMKWHYIKEQVGKDENITVEDKDVEEFLEKIENEEIRKIYKENEAALNEVKHSIKDRKVHDFLVENSKIKENEVKLD, from the coding sequence ATGGTAACAACAGAAATTAAAAAAATATCTAATTGCCGCAAAGAATTAAATATTGTAATGGCAAAAGCGGATATTGAACCAATCCGTGAGAAGGAAATTCTAAAAGTTAGAAAAAGTGTTCAATTTCCCGGATTTAGAAAAGGGAAAGCCCCATTGGCGATGATTAAAAAAAGTTATGGGCAACACATAGAAGCTTATACAATGGAAAGCGCTGTTCAGGATGCCCTGGAAAAAGCCGTCACAGAAAACGAAATTCACATTGTTGGAATGCCCGATGCAAAGAAAGTAGATTTCAATGATGATGGCGATTTGACAATGACGATTGAAGTTGACACATATCCTGATGTAGAGCTAAAAAATTATAAAGGCTTTGAGTTCATTAAAGATAAATATGTGATTGAAGATTCATTTGTCGAAGAAAATATCAATCGCTTGCGTAAACAGCATGCAACAAAAACTGAAGCAAAAGGCAAGGTTAAAGATGGTCAGATTGTTGTTATTGACATGCAGGAATTAGATCAATCCGGCGCGCCGCTAAAGGGCAAAAAATACAATGATATCACGATTTCAATTGGTGAAGGACGATTTGATCCTGAACTTGAAAAACAAATCATAGGCCTGGAAAAGGATAAACCGACAAAGATTTCAAAAGAATATCCTAAAGATTATGCCCAAAAAGAAATGGCAGGCAAAAAAGAAAACTATGAAATTACTGTTAAGAAAATTGAAACAGAGACATTGCCTGAGGTTAATGACGAGTTTGTAAAAAAAGTAAATCCGAATGCAAAAAATGTTGAAGATTTCCGTGAACAGGTGAGTAAAAGTATACAGCATGATTATGAAAAAGAAGCAGAAAACCGTTTCAGTCAGGAACTTTCTCAAAAATTGATAGAAGAAAACTCTTTTGATGTACCGGACGTCCTTGTTGAGAATTATTTGGACAATGTAATTAAAGATGTAAAACAGCGGGACCCAAAAGCGGATGAAAATTCATTAAGAGAGTATTACCGGACGGATTCTTTGGCCAACATGAAATGGCATTATATAAAAGAACAGGTTGGAAAAGACGAAAATATTACCGTTGAGGACAAAGATGTTGAAGAATTCTTAGAAAAGATCGAGAATGAAGAAATCCGTAAAATCTATAAAGAAAATGAAGCGGCCTTGAACGAAGTAAAACACTCAATAAAAGATCGTAAAGTACATGATTTTCTTGTAGAAAATTCTAAGATAAAAGAAAACGAAGTTAAGCTGGATTAA
- a CDS encoding zinc-dependent metalloprotease has protein sequence MPLSNTFKIFFILVLPSLILSKESISEKTKEMVKYSGFYDFYWDNNSGNIYLEIENLEQEFLLVNSLSQGLGSNDIGLDRGKLNKEYVVYFQRSGPKILLIEPNYYYRAISNDQSERRAVKESFAKSTLWGFEIEAESDNKILINITPFLLSDAQNISRTIKNRQQGSFAINSSRSAINLQRTKSFPRNSEFDALLTFTGKDPGNYIRSVTPTSGSITLFQHFSMIELPDENFQMRANDPRSGFFGISFHDYATPIQEPLLKQFISRHRLQKKFPGQNPSPPVEPIVYYVDNGAPEPIRSALIEGASWWNQAFETAGFKDAFRVEVLPDSADPMDVRYNVIQWVHRSTRGWSYGGGVIDPRTGEIIKGHVSLGSLRVRQDFLIAVGLLAPYKDGTTVPPEMEEMALARLRQLSAHEVGHTLGLMHNFAASSNNRASVMDYPHPLIKINNKASLDLSDAYATGIGSWDKVAISYGYSEFKSKQEETSGLKKIINDYVADGHKFISDSDARPRGGAHPFAHLWENGTNPADELIHILKVREIALNNFSENVIRTGQPYADIENALVPIYLMHRYAVEAASKLISGVDYSYAVRGDNQIITSPVDQKIQEKAFKTILKTLSPDQLILKKSLLNILPPHPPGFSRTRESFGSRTGVTFDPLSGAESAINISLGQLFHHERIARLLQQNPNNKFVDKLYDGFYEAVFEKSFDNPTKQQIQELQQALTIDQLFSLIKNDRSAEYVKSWAFNKLEEWQDEANDFIRFKIKKFLKNPGEFKLSKPGKTPPGSPIGNNNAFDFNCGF, from the coding sequence ATGCCGCTATCAAACACATTTAAGATATTTTTCATTTTAGTTCTTCCTTCCCTGATTCTCTCAAAAGAGTCTATTTCTGAAAAAACAAAAGAAATGGTGAAATACAGCGGCTTTTATGATTTTTACTGGGATAATAACTCTGGAAATATTTATCTGGAAATTGAAAACCTTGAACAGGAATTTTTGCTTGTGAATTCTTTAAGCCAGGGTTTGGGTTCAAACGATATTGGCCTGGATCGTGGGAAGTTGAATAAAGAATATGTTGTGTATTTTCAACGTTCAGGACCCAAAATTTTACTTATCGAGCCAAATTATTATTATCGGGCTATTAGTAACGATCAAAGTGAGAGGCGCGCAGTAAAAGAATCTTTTGCCAAATCAACCTTATGGGGTTTCGAAATTGAGGCCGAATCCGATAATAAAATTCTAATAAATATTACGCCTTTTCTTCTGAGTGATGCACAAAATATTTCTCGTACTATCAAAAATCGGCAACAAGGAAGTTTTGCAATAAACAGTAGCCGCTCTGCCATAAATTTGCAAAGAACAAAAAGCTTTCCTCGAAACAGCGAGTTTGACGCATTATTGACTTTTACAGGAAAAGATCCCGGTAACTACATTAGAAGTGTAACACCTACTTCAGGATCAATTACACTTTTTCAGCACTTTTCAATGATTGAATTACCAGATGAAAATTTTCAGATGCGGGCAAATGATCCTCGATCAGGGTTTTTTGGAATTTCTTTTCATGATTATGCCACACCTATTCAGGAGCCGCTTCTCAAGCAATTTATTTCACGGCATCGCCTGCAAAAAAAATTCCCTGGCCAAAACCCAAGTCCTCCCGTTGAACCAATCGTTTATTATGTAGACAATGGTGCGCCGGAACCTATTCGTTCTGCATTGATTGAAGGAGCGTCATGGTGGAACCAGGCTTTTGAAACTGCCGGTTTTAAAGATGCATTCCGTGTCGAAGTTTTACCGGATAGTGCGGATCCGATGGATGTGCGGTACAATGTAATTCAATGGGTTCATCGTTCAACCCGCGGCTGGTCTTACGGCGGCGGAGTTATTGACCCACGGACCGGTGAAATTATAAAAGGCCATGTTTCTCTTGGCTCACTGCGTGTCCGGCAGGATTTTTTAATTGCTGTTGGTCTTCTTGCCCCCTACAAAGATGGCACAACAGTACCACCGGAAATGGAGGAAATGGCCCTGGCAAGATTGCGGCAACTTTCTGCACATGAAGTTGGCCACACACTTGGATTGATGCATAATTTTGCAGCCAGCTCAAATAATCGTGCTTCCGTAATGGATTATCCGCATCCCTTAATAAAAATAAACAACAAGGCCAGTTTAGATTTGAGTGATGCCTATGCAACAGGTATTGGTTCCTGGGATAAAGTAGCCATTTCATATGGTTATTCAGAATTCAAATCGAAACAAGAAGAAACATCCGGTTTAAAAAAGATAATTAATGATTATGTAGCGGATGGCCACAAGTTTATTTCTGATTCCGATGCAAGGCCAAGAGGTGGTGCGCATCCGTTTGCTCACCTTTGGGAAAATGGCACAAATCCGGCAGATGAATTAATCCATATTTTAAAAGTACGTGAAATCGCTCTGAATAATTTTTCAGAAAATGTTATCCGCACCGGCCAGCCATACGCCGATATTGAAAATGCCTTAGTTCCAATTTATTTAATGCACCGCTATGCTGTTGAAGCTGCTTCAAAACTTATAAGTGGAGTTGATTATTCCTATGCTGTTCGAGGTGATAACCAGATTATTACAAGTCCAGTCGATCAAAAAATTCAAGAAAAAGCTTTTAAAACAATCCTAAAAACTTTGTCCCCAGATCAACTCATTCTGAAAAAATCCTTATTAAATATTTTACCACCACATCCACCGGGGTTTAGCCGGACCCGGGAAAGTTTTGGCTCACGAACAGGTGTAACATTTGATCCATTGAGCGGTGCGGAGAGTGCTATAAATATTTCATTGGGCCAGCTTTTTCATCATGAGCGGATTGCACGGCTTTTACAACAAAACCCAAATAATAAGTTTGTGGATAAATTGTATGATGGCTTTTATGAAGCCGTTTTTGAAAAGAGTTTTGACAATCCTACAAAACAGCAAATTCAGGAATTGCAACAAGCCTTAACTATTGATCAACTTTTTAGTTTAATTAAAAATGATCGTTCTGCAGAATATGTAAAAAGCTGGGCATTTAATAAACTTGAAGAATGGCAAGACGAAGCGAATGATTTTATAAGATTCAAAATTAAAAAGTTCTTAAAAAATCCAGGTGAATTTAAACTTTCTAAGCCAGGAAAAACACCACCGGGTTCTCCAATAGGCAATAATAACGCTTTCGATTTTAATTGTGGATTCTAA